tcaagctccgccactgctggTGGGGCTTATCGCGGACGGGGCAAGGGTtggggcggcgcggtggtggagAGGCCATCAGTGCAACTGAAGCGTATGCGCAAAAAAAAAAGTGAAACCAAAGGGACAGTAAATGAGTGAGGTGTGAATGGGGTTTGGGCGGTAACCGCCAAACGTAGTGCATGCCAGCTTCACTGTTTATCCTAGAGATTAGTCGCTGGGCCGTGCCTCTGCTTCTTTCCATTGGCATCGGTCGTGTGTGAAATTATGGAAAGAAACGACCGTAGAAGTGCGCCGATGCGTACTGCCTTGTCCCCCTTGCCCGGCGCCGTCCGTAGTGCCGCATGCGCTTACACGAATAAGCAGCGGGCAGCCAGCAGGGCCGGCGTGGCAGCATGTGACTGACCGCCCACCACATTTTTACACTGAATCCTTGTACCGCCAGCCGTGCCTACCCTACCCCCCATGACCATGAGCAGCAAATCACCACGCCTGTCTGCCATGCCCATGGGTGACGGCGCATGTTCCAGCACAGTGCCCCGACCATGCGGCCGGTGCGACAAGTCATCCACCACACGATGAATTTCAGGACCAACAGACCAAAACACATTTCATCTACATACATATAACATATATTCCTCGGTGATATATTAGTCCAAGATCACCACCTTCTACTAGCAAAAACCCAGCTTTCCCTTCCATCCACGATTCAACCTGGAGCTGCTGCTCCATTTCTCTCCTTGTCACAGACTTACAGGTAGTACAACAGAGGCGGCAAAATACCGAAATCTAACCATGTAACTGGGAAAGGAACAACAGCCTGCGTTTAGCTGTCTGTCTAGCCCATGTAGCCGCCGCTGCGGTAGCGCAGCCCGCTCTGCTCGTAGGCCACCGCGTCGCAGTGGTTCACCGGCTTGATCTCCACGGCGCGGCGCGCGCTGTCCACCTCCTGCACCGCCCCGAAGACGATCTCGTTCGTCGCCTCGCAGCTCGGCTCGTAGAACGTCTGCGGCCCCAGGGAGTACTGCCTGTTGTGCTGCAGGTACTGCTGGTGATGcacctgctgttgctgctgttgctgctgctgaggcGATTCTCCGTTGTTCCAGCCGTTGTATGGGGCCCGGCCCTGCCGGATGTGGTGGATCTTCTCCGGCTCCTTGGACATGAAAGCGTAGTTCTTGCGAGGGGTCGGTGTCCTCGTGTCCACCACCGGAGGCGTCTCATCACGCGGGATGGCGTAGCTTTCTTGCACTGGCCAGGGGCTTGCTCTGCCCTGCTGGTATTGGTGGACGTTTGGGCGCTTCTTCCTGGAAAATGCTGCACCGACGATCTCTGCAACGGATGAGTTTGCTCCTCCGATTAGCTTGCCGAGTGAGGTGAAGAACCCCTCTTCGACTTCTTGTTTCTCGGATTCGTCCTCGTTTGGGATTAGCGGGGGTCGAAGGGAAGGCTTTAGCGGCTTCTGAATCTGGTATGGAGGGATGCTTGCGATGCTGGCTTTCATTGGAGTCTGGAGTTCCTGCAAGATAATTTACATTCAAGCCAATGCTGTGGTCAAATTTACCGCAACAAGATCCCTGTCAAAACCCAACTACTGCAcaaaaagaaaatacaaataacATGACACCTATTTTCAAATTTAGGAGAAGGATAGCATAAACCTACACAGTTGTGTTAGGTTTTGAAAATATTTCATACTGGATTATCCTTCCAGAATAAACAAATTGGACCTTTATGCATAAATTTCACATGCCCCACCTAGTTAATCGGAAGCAGCTTCTGATTAAGACTGGGCAATTCAATACATATGTTTCCATTCCGAATTACGTTAACTGGTCCGCTAGGTAGCACTGTGAACTTCCTGATAATAAGTTATTTTACCCAGCAATTTCAACTAGAATGCTGTACTGGTGTACTAGCTATCCAACAATCTGGTAACTGTGGGCTATGTGCGGGCATAGTAAAGAAGTTGGCTGGGGCCAATGAATGATGGACATCAGTACCAGGAGTGACAAAAGACTGATGGCAACATATTCATGTGCTGGCCTGCCGGGGTACAGCAGGCCCATGGTCCATTGTAGCCCTTGCCTTATTTGCTAACTCTGCCAATCTGGCAGTCAAGTTACATGATGTTTTTCctcacaaaaaaagaaaagaaatagtaaGCACTTACATCTTCTGTTGATACCATCCCTAAAACCCGGCGTTGGAGCAATGCAAGCATGTAGCCGAAGAAAGCAGCAGCAAGAAGCAGTGCTACTCCTGTAAGAATACAATCTATGTAGTTAGCTACACGGTACAAATGTTAAAAAGCTAACTCGGGAAGAAATAGTATGTGTCGACAACAAGTTATTCAGGGCATATAATAAATTGCACAATGCATACCTAGAGGAAAACCAGCTTCATACTGGTACACACAGTCATCAAAGTTGAGCTGAATCTCCCGAATAGCTTGATTTCCTCTGTCAATCACCAAAAGGGAGCAGCTACTGGCAATGTAACGGACTTCAAAATCAGTAGAGAATTTTGCATCATCACTTGGTCCATCAACATGCCCTCCTCTGCTTGATTTCCCACCAGCAATAGTTGTAACTCCTAAATGACACAACGCAATACATCAAGTACTTCTTTTATAATAAATTAGACAAGAAGAAACATGCATAGGGATGGCAGAGCATTTAGGTTAAATTTTACTGCAAAGAAACAAAGTTAATTTGAAGATGGTGATATAATTATGCATGTTAAAAGAATTCAACTGTCAGGCTTCTGATTAAGTTAGATGAATGGGTAAATTTGGGGCACACAAGTAACAATGCAAGACGGCATTATCGTATTAACAGTACCAAGTAGAAGTGTTATGCAGGCAATGTTGTGATGCAATAGATTAACTAGAGCAACTTAATCAAGTTAAAAAGCAGAGATGTTTCATTTTAAATTCTTATATGCAGCTTTAGAACATTATAATGTTCCGGGAATAGATTGGTTTGAATTCAAAAGAGCAgtattctctcatttttttgtctcACAGTTGTGCTCTGCAAATCAGAAGTGATGTGTGTATAGAGCTTCAAGAAGTTTTAAAAAACATGTTCCATTTTGGTCATCACAATGACTTTCGGAGATCACCCTAAGCAAATTTACATAGGCTTTGTTATATTGGTTTACACTTTTCATCCTTCCAAATTCAATTTTGGATGCAGGTGCCAGTTACTAAATACATGTAGGAAAAGTCCAAGAAATCCAAAAGGCAGACATAGGATGCTCAGGGAACAGACAAAACCATGTGCATATACCCCACAAGACATTTTAGCTTACCTGTATCACTGATCTTTCTAACAGCCATGTTCATAGCATCAGCCACATATATGTTACCCCTGCCGTCCACCGTAAATCCCTTTGGATGGTTCATCTTCGCCTCTCGCAGCCTCCCATCAATATGACCAGGAATTCCTTCTGGTGAACCAGCAACAAGCTTTGGTCTGCTATCTGCATTTGTTCATATCAGGACCACAAGATGAAACCAGGGTTAATATAGCCCAAAATCATCTGTTGCTGAACATGGATAGCCATGTCATCATCACCTTATGGAAAATGTAGAAAAAGAAAAGGTAGATCACAAAACAGGGTAAAGCTGTATAGGACAATCATCTTAAGTCAGGATATCATCATGCCAACTTGTCCTTGCCAATGCTATAAATTAATAAATTATATCATCAACTTGAAGAGATTAACAtgaaccccgcaaaaaaaaagttttTAAAATAACCCCAAGTGCATCGAACACCTTACAAATTATAGACCCAATTGCCCACTTTTACATGTGCAAATTACTTCTTCAAATGAAACAAACCAGGCAATAAGAACAGATGAAAAACGTCGCAATTTCGCACGGCTAACTAACAAATACATCGCAATCAAGAGATAGGCCAGAGCAGAATTCATGACTCCAACCAACCCACAGCATCAGCAGTTCAACACCAACCCTGACCAATCACTTGGCGTGCATCTGATTAGCAGAATCCCACTAGGCACTAACTAGATACTCCAAATTTAGGGAGCACTAGAAAGAAAAGAGAAGGGGGCTCACATCGGGACAGCGGCAGCGCGATCCGGTAGATGTTGCTGTTCATGGAATCCATGACGAGCAGCTCGCCACCCTGGGTGACCTCCACGGCGTACGGCTCGATCCCCAGCTTGCTGCCGTCGAAGACCGTCTCCACGGTGTAGCCGCCCTCGTACTTGACCATGGATTTGGCTGCACTCGCTGCTCCCCACACAGAGAAACCAACATTGTTTGAGGAAAACCACGATTCAAGAAACCTGGAAAGCGCGCAGGCGAAGAGAGGGATTCCAGCAGTCACCTGTCTTGACCGTCGATTTGAGCGACCACAGCCGCTTCAACACCGCCGACGCCGCATTGGAGAGGAAGCCGCTCACCACCTCTGCGACGGCAACCAAGAAAACTCGTCAGGGCCGAACCAAATCAAGAAACgcggaagggggagagagagcgagAACCCGGGCTCACTTGCGGGGTACGACGCCGCGGACGCCGGAGGGGCGAAGGCGCCGAGCAGGAGCGCGGCCACGAGCAGCGCCGCGACGCCTCCCCTTGCGGCACCCATTGGGCTAGCACCACGGCGCGCAGTCCCTGAACCCCTGACAGCGCGAAGCCAAGAAGCGGGGAAGGGGAAGGTTGTACCGGCGGTGGAGTTCAGTGGGAGCGGGAGGCGGCCATTTGGGGAGGACAAAAGTCTCAGATCGAGGAGGGGAATGGGGGGAAACGCCCAAGAATCCGAGCTTTTCTTGCGGGAAggggccggaggagagagagattAAAAAGGGGGAGAAAGGGACAAGAGAGGCGCTGTTTCgcctggctgctgctgctgctggctgacACTCTCCGGTCGCCTTCTTGCGCCTTCTTCGCTCTACGGAATTTTTCGGCTGGGGTTTTGGGggtagggggagaggaggggaggatGTGACGGtgacgagagagagaaagaggggcGTTCACGTGCAGAGGGGGTGGTGATGTAGGTGGTGTTCATCCGTCATTTCGGCGTCCCCTTTAAAACCCCTCGCCGCCTTTTCACCAGAGGAATCTGGGGAAAGAAACGAGCTTTTTGTTTAGGGACTCGCTAAATCTCCACCGAATATGAAGAGTTGAATCAAGCCTTTTTTTAAAAATCAAGTGCTAATCATGCTTGAATGCATATATGCCCTCCGCACCCAACTCTCTATTGGGCATTTTTTAAAAAATGTCTATTTGAGGGTAACTTCTATGGAAACGCGGGTTATGGCTCCTATATGCATTGTATCTTAACTCGTATCATATGCATTAGATGTGTATTTATATACGCTTATTCGATGGCTTGTATCTTCAAAAAATCTTTCATTTAATGATTTTTTACGCGAGAAAGATCATGAGTTGCCTTGGATTCGGTGCTAGGAGGCCTTGGATATACCTTGGAGGGTAACTTTTACGGAAACGCTTGTCGGGGTCATCGTGCATATCTTCATGGCCTCGCGTTGCAATTTTGGATACTCTTAATTTATACGTTAGAACCATGCCACTAAGCATGTGACGCTCGTCTGTGGGCCACACCCAAACGTTTTAACATCCCACTGGATAACGTCAAAGCGTTAAATTAAGCTTTTTTTTAACTCGAGTGCTAGTCATGCTAAGATGCGTATATGCCCTCGACTCCTAATTGTGTCTTGGAGGAGAACTTCCATGGAAATGCAGGTTAAGGTTGTCCGATGTATTTCATCTTAAGTCGTAGCGTATGCATTACATCTGTATTTTGATACGCTTATCCAATGGCTTGCATCAAAAAAATCTTCATTTAATGTGTTTTACTTGAGAAAAAATATGAGTTACCATGGATTCGATACTGAGGAGCCCTTGGATATATATTAGAGGGCAACTTTTATGTATCGCTCGTCAGGGTCACGTTGCATATCTTCTTGGATTCGGTGCTACGAGCCCCTGGATATATCTTAGGGGGCAACTTCTAAGTAAACGCTTGTCACAGTCACATTACATATCTTCTTGGTCCTGGCGTTTCAATTTTGGATACTCTTACTTTACATGTTAGAGCCACAACACCGAGCATGTGACGCATGTGGACCACACCAGAACCCTCCAACATCCTACTGGATAGCGGCAAAGCCAAGCACTCCAATTGGGTCACTCCTCCAAGATAGCGCCTCCAAGGAGGCATCAAACACGCCATTGACATCTGGTCTAGCAAACTAGATATGGATTTTCACCCAAAGGATGAGACCTCAACGATCGGAGGGTGGTCGGGATCTTCATGGTGATGCCATCAAGATGGGAACGACGTGGAAGAGCATCGACATAGTCTAGAAAGACTTTCGTCCGGAGCGCCACAACCATCATCAGGTTGCCACAAGGATAGCTAGCCCTCCGTGCCACCAAACCTTATATGCCACCAGAGAGCCAACAACCTCACCCGGACCACCACTAGCAATGCACCATCGCATACGCTCCTAGTACACTCCACCAAGACCATAATGCATTGGAGCCACGGCTCTAGCTTCCGCGCATTGACACCCACATGTTTAGATCCAAGTGTGAAGGGCCCATCTGATGCCAACATAGGCATGCCGCTTGCCGTCGTGCCTCCAGCACGGTAAAAGCAACCATGACTAGCAATGTTACACCTTCGTGGCCCATGAATTGTCTGGTTGGTTTGCCTGGTTTCCTTCTGCTCACGTGGTTCTGAGTGGGAGTACTCGGTTCCGGTGGTTCATCAAATTCTCAACGGCTTAGCGACCAAGACATTTGTCTAGCGTACACCTGCATGTGATGCGGTAGACGATGGGACATGAGGCAACACGTCTGCACTAGCATAGCTGTACTAAGCTTGCCCACGACGAATGTAGGACGGGAACAAacagtagccactgtcgatgacaaaCCGACAGGGCTCACCTGTTTTCAACCGGTGAGCCGCATGAACGTCGACGCTCAGCCAGGCTGATCCACTAACCATTAGAATAAACACAACCCAAAGCCAAAACGAAGGAAACAATGTGTCTTGCGGTGCCACGATAAAAGGAAAAACACATCAAACAGTAGAGAACGCAAGCACGAACAATGGACCAAAAGGGACTACCCACCCCAAACATAAACGGTGCGACAACTGATGACGAATAACACGCTTCTTGATGCCCCGAGAATAGGGTAGGATGCACATACGTGCGAGAAGGAAGAGCTCGGGGATGTGTTTGACCTCACCGGTAGGGACGGGTGAAGAGCCCTCACGAGTAGCCAGAGACGCGAACCAAAGTGAGACGGAGGCCACTGCACGTGGCGTCCAATGTGTGGCATAAAACATTGAATTTATATGAAAACACAACCACCTTAAGAAAAAAGTCAAACAGCCCATGATGCATGCCAGGTCCTACAAACGCAGCGCTGGCTATCCGACCTTTTGTTGTTTTGACTCCTGGCCGGATGGCCCAACGTCATGACCCCTAGCCGAATGGCCCTCTTCGACCACTCAACATGCACAAGCCCGGCTCGCACAAGCAAAACAACCCGGTGCGGCGGCGAGCGACACTGATAGGCGGACTTGGCATCGCCCAGCATGCGAGGGGCTTCGCATGAGTGTGATATCCCACAAGTGTAGGGGTCAATTCTAtatctttttgataagtaagagtatcgatcccacgaggagctgaaggaaatggTAAGTGGCAAAATAGCAAGGATTTACTGCAAGTACTAAAAGGTGTAAGGTTATTGTGTTTTGTGATGGTAATGGAGCAGTGGAACATGATTAATAAAAAGTAATGGAGTGCAACAAGTGGCCCAATCCTTAAGAATTCTAAGGGCAAGCCGTCTGTGTTACTTATGATGATCAAACTTTCTTGAGGATGGCAGGATATTTGCATAGTTGTCAACCCCATATATAATTGCATTTATTATTATTGTTTAATCAGTGTTATAGGGCTATACCTAATACAATGTGATGCAAAACCATTAACTCACACATACTAATGATTGTGCTCCTAGAAAGTAACACAAATACTAAGATTGGTTCTAGTAAACATCCAACCATAGTCACAACTTCCTCTAGGGTCCGTACTTACCCCTCATGTCATAACTCGTCAAATTGGGAAACCGTAATTTCTCTCACTCCGGCCTCCAAGACTAAACTTATTATGACACAATGCTCTCCTTAGGCCCTTAAAGCTGATGTATTATGCAGTTAATGTTCGCATAACACCACTAAAGAATTAGACTACAACATGATTAcggtttcatatatatatatatatatatatatatatatatatatatatatatatatatatatatatacatgaaaCTTGACAACTAACTTTCTCCTATATCCTCAAGAACACAAGGGAATTAACTACTCACAACATATCACATAATTGTGAACATATTCATCATGCTAATGATAATTGTAACAATATGAAAGCAATGATCTTTCACCAATAAAACACAAGACATCAACTACCAATACATCAATTAACACCAACAAGTGGTACCGGTAATCAGAACACAATCAATTGTATGGAAGTTGATGAGATGGGAATggggtgatggtgttgatgatggaGATAGCGGGTAAGACTTGGATGAAGATGTTCCCCTTGACACACTGGGGTTGGTGATTATGATTGCTTCAAATTCCCCCGGCCAGAGGTCAGATTTGCCTAAAAATAGCCTTCTAGAGGAAGAACTGGGTTTCTGCCTCGTAGCGGTGGCGGGAATATCAACGGAACATGTATACATCAAATAACCTCAGGAGAGACACTAAAAGGCTTGGGAGCACCAGGGTGATAAGAACCACTTCTATTATGGAGCAAGCAAGAGTACTAGAAGCCGAATAACCAAAAGTTGGACTAATCCATTCATTTCACATGGGAggagcctgatacgtccattttgcatcatgcttttatatcaatatttattgcattatgggatgttattacacattatatatcaatacttatggctattctctcttattttataaggtttaccatgaagagtgggaatgccggcagctggaattctggccggaaaaggagcaaacattggaaacctattatgcactgctccaaaagtcctgaaactccacgaaacttatttttggaattaataagaattattgagcagaagaaacacctcaggggcccacaccctggccaggagggtggggggcgcgcccacccctactgggcgcgccccctgtctcctgggccccctggtggccctccggtgtccatcttctactatatgaaggcttttaccctggaaaaatcgtgggcaagcttacgggacgaaactccgccgccacgaggcggaaccttggcggaaccaatctagagctccggcagagctgttctgtcaggga
Above is a window of Triticum aestivum cultivar Chinese Spring chromosome 6B, IWGSC CS RefSeq v2.1, whole genome shotgun sequence DNA encoding:
- the LOC123138133 gene encoding uncharacterized protein, whose translation is MGAARGGVAALLVAALLLGAFAPPASAASYPAKVVSGFLSNAASAVLKRLWSLKSTVKTASAAKSMVKYEGGYTVETVFDGSKLGIEPYAVEVTQGGELLVMDSMNSNIYRIALPLSRYSRPKLVAGSPEGIPGHIDGRLREAKMNHPKGFTVDGRGNIYVADAMNMAVRKISDTGVTTIAGGKSSRGGHVDGPSDDAKFSTDFEVRYIASSCSLLVIDRGNQAIREIQLNFDDCVYQYEAGFPLGVALLLAAAFFGYMLALLQRRVLGMVSTEDELQTPMKASIASIPPYQIQKPLKPSLRPPLIPNEDESEKQEVEEGFFTSLGKLIGGANSSVAEIVGAAFSRKKRPNVHQYQQGRASPWPVQESYAIPRDETPPVVDTRTPTPRKNYAFMSKEPEKIHHIRQGRAPYNGWNNGESPQQQQQQQQQVHHQQYLQHNRQYSLGPQTFYEPSCEATNEIVFGAVQEVDSARRAVEIKPVNHCDAVAYEQSGLRYRSGGYMG